aggaaattgcttacggacctccgacgactttccgacggaattccgacgtatgtaaagaagtccgtcggaattccgtcggaattgtccaatcccaaacggctatacaacggtcatatgtatttgtcggcaacggtcacatggttcgtcggaattccgtcggaatataccgatggaattccgacgactttgctattaatcggaatgtcgtcggaatttcgtcggaatataccgccgaacttccgacgactacaacggttacattttttatcggaatgtcgtcgaaaagtcgtcggaaaattccgacgaaccgtatgtcgtcggaattccatcggaaatggccgacggaattccgacgacttaattttttgggatttggtcggaaatttgtcagtattccgtcgcaaatgtccgacgaccttggtgtccgtcggaagatccgtcggaattcggtgtgttttcttgtagtggctgCTGCGTTTGTCATTCAAGATACATTTCTTTTACTCTTTATCAAAATTTAATCTCAAACCTCTCTCTCGTCTCTTGTGTTTCCCTTTTTTCCAATTATCCAGATTAAACAAAGTAACGAGACTGTTGGGACAGGTGGGGAGAGCTTTCTCAGAGATGAAAACGGCAACGAAGCTCAAGCACTACCGTCTTCAATTCCAACCTATCGTGTTTAGTCTACtatgacgggcgatgatacATCGCTTTATAAACCGCTATAGTATCCTTAGATTGTGTTTTTCGTCCGCTAATAAAAGccttttttcttgtagtgaatataTTTGTTAGACATTATGATTTCAAAAGATTTATGAAATACTATCATGACACATACATGTCACATGTGATATACATGTACATACAGTATATATAGATATCTAAATATAGGAAGTTAGTAATACGTGTTTTGAGCTGATCTTGTGAACATGTTATACAGTCATTTTGTAGCTAAAGTTTTTCATTTTGATATGCTTTTATAAGGCAAAACAGACTAATATACAGTATTaccatatatttaataataataaaatattaatataatgcTTTGTCTCATTTGCCAGTTTGAAGTGcatcatatttaaatttgtcATGCTCTGGTATTGAGCAAATTGCTAAGATTTTTGCAGTTCTTTCATATTTTTCCAACACCTAATTTGTAAATGACCAAAATTCttgttaaatttaaaaatttttaaaaaaaattgaaatgattaATCGATTTCCTAAGAATAGTTGTTAACTTGTTATAAtgtgaaataaactcaaaatttGTCTTAATTACTGTTCGTAATATTTTTCCAATCCAAAACTGCAGATGAATGTAAAATCTCTATTTCGTAGATTCTGAAGTCCATTTCGGAAATGTAAAAAGTTCAACTCAGCTGACTAGGTGTTTGATCTGTTGTAGACATACGACTTGGCGAACCACATGTAGAAAGCTAAACCAATGAAGCTGAGAGAAGCCAGTAGCCAGTAGAAATAATCTAGATGAGCTTTGTTCAGGTCATTATCGAACCAGCTCGTTTGACCAGACTGGCTCGTGGCTCTATCGATGAAAGATATCATGAAGCTACTTAGGAAGTTTCCAGCCCCGTATATGCTTAGATTCATAGCCATACCAACGCTCCTAAGCTCACTAGGGACTTGATCATAGAAGAACTCTTGTAAACCCGCCATTGTGAACCCGTCCGCGACTCCATAGAGAACGTACTGGGGAACCAACCACCAGACACTCATTGGTATGGTGAGGTCATCCCTTGCGGTTTGTAGCCTTTTGGTCTCGACCAAGGCGGCTACTACCATAGCAATAACGGAGAGGAGAATCCCTGTGCCAATCCTTTGAAGCATTGTGATTCCTGATGGGATATGCGTGAATGATCTTGTGATTGGGACGAATAGATAGTCGTAGACTGGGATGAAGACTATAACTGATATGTTTATGAAACACTGGCGTGCAGCTGCAGGGACTAAGAGTCCTGGTGAGATTGACCTGTCCATTTTGGCTCCTTGCTTTGTGAAAAAAGTAGGAGACTGTGCATTCACAATGGCGTAGACTAGGCAAG
This Brassica napus cultivar Da-Ae chromosome C6, Da-Ae, whole genome shotgun sequence DNA region includes the following protein-coding sequences:
- the LOC111204476 gene encoding protein NRT1/ PTR FAMILY 5.11-like, with the translated sequence MVDSEDRDSTAKASYVQSTILYDCDAEALSKSVRPRQSVSLMVKRKCCPKFLDRAAISCELAEIEEAKSVLRLVPIWITCLVYAIVNAQSPTFFTKQGAKMDRSISPGLLVPAAARQCFINISVIVFIPVYDYLFVPITRSFTHIPSGITMLQRIGTGILLSVIAMVVAALVETKRLQTARDDLTIPMSVWWLVPQYVLYGVADGFTMAGLQEFFYDQVPSELRSVGMAMNLSIYGAGNFLSSFMISFIDRATSQSGQTSWFDNDLNKAHLDYFYWLLASLSFIGLAFYMWFAKSYVYNRSNT